A region from the Candidatus Obscuribacterales bacterium genome encodes:
- a CDS encoding LuxR C-terminal-related transcriptional regulator codes for MSDSVVDCLNAPRLMFELQRANQIAQDIYACLDTRAIANRVTQGLVNQFNCALARIWLVEPDRTHLKMIGSAGLYTRTDGAFSTVPMGAFKVGKIAQNRVSFLSNNLLDEPWLRDREWALQHQLRGFAGYPLATSDTVIGVLAVFSREALAPEFLEILLSLCTTVTVSLGSALQFRQVQQTWHLAGQGLSALQSPMLSDYLAKLLGLIPLKLVGTERSLDVSLTYLFIKFTELVQPLDCTTCSLTYSTDVVTLDAIVSADVLVITTHDGEVPLSSDTGSIQRDNSGNTIAVPSSFRPILLASASLGGTLTTTIGTLNKVVQITLKLPYSQPETNGYVRVECRSAVLQCAFSQMVTTAGFVLSTVPDPSIPLITDQPDQIHGSDRVIWVHPSSMGSPRYPQGVVAQISLDTDSTVLRDVIMAVLEGNTWGIHDGENTQKMLSSREHDVMCLLTQGLRDREIAGQLHISESTVKFHINNTLAKLNVKTRVQAVYELMRHGWLEV; via the coding sequence GTGTCCGATTCTGTTGTGGATTGCCTGAATGCACCGCGCCTCATGTTCGAGTTGCAGCGGGCCAATCAGATTGCTCAAGATATCTACGCTTGTCTAGATACTAGGGCGATCGCCAACCGTGTCACTCAAGGGCTGGTCAATCAGTTCAACTGTGCGCTTGCACGCATTTGGTTAGTAGAGCCCGATCGTACGCATCTCAAAATGATTGGTTCGGCTGGCCTCTACACCCGCACCGATGGGGCATTCAGCACCGTTCCCATGGGGGCGTTCAAAGTCGGGAAAATTGCCCAGAATCGAGTTTCTTTCCTCAGCAATAACCTCCTAGATGAGCCGTGGCTGCGCGATCGCGAATGGGCGCTCCAGCATCAACTCCGGGGCTTCGCCGGCTATCCCCTGGCAACATCTGACACAGTGATTGGAGTGTTGGCCGTCTTTAGCCGAGAAGCCCTTGCGCCTGAATTTCTAGAAATATTGCTCAGTCTTTGTACCACGGTGACGGTTTCCTTGGGCAGCGCGCTCCAGTTTCGGCAAGTCCAGCAAACCTGGCACCTCGCAGGGCAAGGGCTATCTGCCCTACAATCTCCCATGCTGTCCGATTATCTCGCCAAACTGTTGGGCCTTATTCCCCTCAAGTTGGTTGGAACCGAGCGATCGCTCGACGTATCGCTCACCTATCTCTTCATCAAGTTTACGGAGTTGGTTCAGCCACTCGATTGCACCACCTGTAGTTTGACCTACTCCACGGATGTCGTCACCCTAGATGCGATCGTGTCCGCCGATGTTCTAGTCATCACGACCCATGACGGCGAAGTCCCCCTTTCTAGCGATACTGGATCGATCCAACGTGACAACTCAGGAAACACAATTGCTGTTCCATCCTCGTTTAGACCGATCTTACTGGCGAGTGCTAGTTTGGGTGGCACCCTAACAACTACGATAGGGACATTGAATAAAGTCGTGCAGATTACCCTAAAACTGCCCTACAGCCAGCCCGAAACCAACGGATACGTTAGGGTCGAATGTCGCTCGGCCGTTTTGCAATGTGCCTTTAGCCAAATGGTCACGACTGCAGGGTTTGTCCTGTCAACCGTCCCAGATCCATCCATTCCACTCATTACAGATCAGCCCGATCAGATCCACGGAAGCGATCGCGTCATTTGGGTTCATCCTTCCTCCATGGGCAGTCCCCGTTATCCCCAAGGCGTTGTCGCCCAAATCAGCCTAGATACAGACTCCACTGTTCTACGGGACGTGATTATGGCGGTCTTAGAGGGCAATACCTGGGGCATCCATGATGGGGAAAACACCCAGAAAATGCTATCGTCCCGCGAACATGATGTGATGTGCCTACTGACCCAAGGGTTGCGCGATCGCGAAATTGCCGGACAGCTTCATATCAGTGAGAGCACCGTCAAATTTCATATCAATAATACGCTG